In Papaver somniferum cultivar HN1 chromosome 1, ASM357369v1, whole genome shotgun sequence, a genomic segment contains:
- the LOC113314782 gene encoding early light-induced protein 1, chloroplastic-like → MAASASSVVYHSFMSNNVARLQTQTRRNASFKVCCMAEDNKQAPISTPTSPPPRAAPKMSTKFTDLLAFSGPAPERINGRLAMIGFVTAMGVELAKGTDVAAQLGDGGLPWFLYTCVLLSVASIVPLAQGVSVESKSDGIMSSTAEMWNGRAAMLGLVALVLTEVAKGGALI, encoded by the exons atgGCTGCTTCAGCATCATCTGTAGTGTACCACTCTTTCATGTCTAACAATGTCGCTCGTCTTCAAACCCAAACACGGAGAAATGCAAGCTTCAAAGTTTGCTGCATGGCCGAGGATAATAAGCAAGCTCCAATTTCAACTCCCACTTCTCCACCACCACGTGCTGCACCCAAG ATGAGTACTAAGTTTACAGATTTACTAGCATTCAGTGGGCCGGCACCGGAGAGAATCAATGGTAGACTTGCCATGATTGGGTTTGTTACTGCTATGGGAGTAGAACTTGCTAAAGGTACTGATGTTGCAGCACAGTTGGGTGATGGAGGACTACCATGGTTTCTATATACATGTGTTTTGCTATCCGTGGCTTCAATTGTCCCATTGGCTCAAGGTGTGAGTGTTGAATCGAAATCAGACGGTATCATGTCCTCCACTGCTGAGATGTGGAACGGTAGAGCAGCAATGCTCGGTTTGGTTGCCTTGGTGCTCACTGAAGTTGCCAAGGGAGGAGCTCTTATATAA